A portion of the Podospora pseudoanserina strain CBS 124.78 chromosome 2, whole genome shotgun sequence genome contains these proteins:
- the GSH1 gene encoding glutamate--cysteine ligase (EggNog:ENOG503NVBR; COG:H; BUSCO:EOG09261DGU) — translation MGLLALGTALDWPEAKTKAHHVRAWGIKQLLEIWNKAKVKERDAMLWGDEVEYLVVTYSKDDPKVLLSLRQADILAALAGDKDLAKEVTPPASPGGTKPKDKYPSPVFHPEFGRFMLEATPGKPWGIDFKELLHVEPDMKLRRAIAKDHMLPNEYPITLTTFPRIGSPGVFTEPHYPVSGPKLRSQFVPDEIANPHIRFPTLAANIRSRRGRKVQVNVPVFRDENTPWPWKDPTVNYDLHNWPEDDDVRNGAAPDNFIHMDAMAFGMGSCCLQITFQAKNITEGRKMYDQLSPLGPILLALTAATPIYKGFLADTDVRWNQISKAVDDRTAEELGEKPLQNDRWRIPKSRYASNSTYISEDPRLREEYLDPNLVIDPEIKQQLLDGGMDDRLATHFAHLFIRDPIVIFNEDLEVLDLSKTDHFENIQSTNWQHMRFKPPPADNNIGWRVEFRPMEIQITDFENAAFSVFMVLITRVILSFDLNFYIPITKVDENMETAHKRDAVLQEKFWFRRNLFSSRPSRGSGSGTNTPRSGGGGSRANSRPPSPVGPVEDEYKLMTVNEVINGDEEGEFPGLIPLVESYLDSVNVDVATRCQLARYLDLIRKRANGELWTAARWIREFVKGHEGYRKDSVVSEEVNKDLVGKVIEIGEREARGEGFKGLGRGVEKLLGGF, via the exons ATGGGTCTCTT GGCACTGGGAACGGCCTTGGATTGGCCAGAGGCGAAGACGAAGGCTCATCATGTCAGGGCCTGGGGCATCAAG CAATTGCTGGAGATATGGAATAaggccaaggtcaaggagagaGATGCCATGCTTTGGGGTGACGAG GTCGAGTACCTTGTCGTGACATATTCCAAAGATGACCCCAAGGTTTTGCTCTCTTTGAGGCAGGCTGATATCCTCGCTGCTCTGGCTGGAGACAAGGATCTGGCCAAGGAGGTTACGCCCCCTGCCTCCCCCGGTGGGACGAAACCAAA GGACAAGTATCCATCCCCAGTCTTCCATCCCGAATTCGGCAGATTTATGCTTGAAGCGACCCCTGGTAAGCCATGGGGCATCGACTTCAAGGAGCTCTTGCATGTTGAGCCTGATATGAAGTTGAG GCGAGCCATTGCCAAGGATCACATGCTGCCTAATGAGTACCCAATCACCTTGACAACCTTCCCCAGGATAGGTAGCCCTGGCGTTTTCACTGAACCCCATTATCCAGTCTCGGGACCCAAACTGAGGTCACAATTTGTCCCCGATGAAATCGCCAATCCTCACATTCGTTTCCCAACGCTCGCTGCCAACATCCGATCCCGGCGTGGCCGCAAAGTACAGGTCAACGTACCTGTGTTCAGAGATGAGAACACGCCATGGCCGTGGAAGGACCCAACTGTCAACTACGACCTTCACAACTGgcccgaagacgacgacgttCGGAATGGCGCCGCGCCAGACAACTTTATTCACATGGATGCCATGGCGTTCGGCATGGGCTCTTGCTGTCTTCAGATCACCTTCCAAGCAAAGAACATCACCGAGGGTAGAAAGATGTACGACCAGCTCTCACCCCTCGGCCCCATCCTCCTGGCGCTGACGGCTGCCACACCAATCTACAAGGGTTTCCTCGCCGATACCGATGTGAGGTGGAATCAGATCAGCAAAGCTGTTGATGATCGCACTGCCGAAGAATTAGGCGAGAAGCCTCTACAAAACGACCGATGGCGTATTCCCAAGTCCAGATATGCCTCCAACTCGACCTACATCTCCGAAGACCCCAGGCTGAGGGAAGAATACCTCGACCCCAACCTAGTCATCGACCCCGAAATCAAGCAGCAGctcctcgacggcggcaTGGACGACCGCCTCGCCACCCACTTCGCTCACCTGTTCATCCGCGaccccatcgtcatcttcaaCGAAGACCTGGAAGTCCTCGACCTCTCCAAGACGGACCACTTTGAGAACATCCAAAGCACCAACTGGCAGCACATGCGCTTCAAGCCTCCCCCAGCAGACAACAACATCGGCTGGAGGGTAGAGTTCCGCCCAATGGAGATTCAAATTACCGATTTCGAAAACGCGGCCTTTTCGGTCTTTATGGTCCTCATCACGAGGGTGATTTTGTCGTTTGACCTCAATTTCtacatccccatcaccaaagtcGACGAAAACATGGAGACCGCCCACAAGCGGGATGCTGTCCTTCAGGAGAAGTTTTGGTTTAGGCGtaacctcttctcctcccggCCGTCGAGGGGCTCAGGCTCaggcaccaacaccccccgctctggtggcggtggcagcAGGGCCAACTCACGCCCTCCGTCGCCTGTTGGTccggtggaggatgagtaCAAGCTCATGACTGTCAACGAGGTCATcaatggcgacgaggagggggagtttcCGGGTTTGATCCCGCTTGTGGAGAGTTATCTGGACTCGGTCAATGTGGACGTGGCGACCAGGTGTCAGTTGGCGAGGTATTTGGACTTGATCAGGAAGAGGGCGAATGGGGAGTTGTGGACGGCGGCGAGGTGGATTAGAGAGTTTGTCAAGGGGCACGAGGGGTACAGGAAAGATAGTGTGGTTAGTGAGGAGGTGAACAAGGATTTGGTGGGCAAGGTGATAGAGAttggagagagggaggcgaggggggaggggtttaaAGGGCTGGGTAGGGGGGTTGAGAAactgttgggggggttttAG
- the DBP5 gene encoding RNA helicase required for poly(A+) mRNA export (BUSCO:EOG09261MPU; EggNog:ENOG503NUUC; COG:A) produces the protein MADLASRISKPEEGAAPQVDDPTEGANSVGIVENAYDVEVKLADLQNDAESPLFSVQSFEQLGLPKAINDGLLAMNFKKPSKIQERALPLMISDPPTNMIAQSQSGTGKTAAFVLTCLARVDLAKPQQPQALLLAPSRELARQIQGVVQTIGQFCENLIVQAAIPGEVSRETGVRASIVVGTPGTVMDLIRRRQFDVSQLKLLVIDEADNMLDQQGLGEQCVRVKTLLPKTIQILLFSATFPDNVHRFAQQFAPKANEIKLRHTELTVKGISQMYMDCPDEGKKYDVLCKLYGLMTIGSSVIFVRTRESANEIQRRMEADGHKVSALHGAFEGQNRDALLDDFRSGRSKVLITTNVLARGIDVSSVSMVINYDIPMKGPNAGMPDYETYLHRIGRTGRFGRVGVSISFVYDRRSYEALSDIANHYGIDLVQLSPDDWDLTEKKVQDVIKSSRARPDYAPNALGN, from the exons ATGGCGGACCTCGCGAGCCGCATCTCCAAGCCGGAGGAGGGCGCTGCCCCCCAAGTTGATGACCCGACCGAGGGTGCCAATAGCGTTGGCATCGTCGAGAACGCCTACGACGTCGAGGTCAAACTCGCCGATCTTCAAAATGATGCCGAAAGCCCGCTCTTCTCCGTCCAGTCTTTCGAGCAGCTTGGCCTCCCCAAGGCGATCAACGATGGCCTTTTAGCTATGAACTTCAAGAAGCCATCCAAGATCCAAGAGAGAGCCCTCCCCCTCATGATCAGCGACCCTCCTACAAATATGATTGCTCAGTCCCAGTCCGGCACCGGCAAGACTGCTGCTTTCGTTCTCACTTGCCTGGCGCGCGTGGACCTCGCCAAGCCGCAACAGCCTCAAGCTCTCCTTCTGGCTCCGAGCAGAGAGCTTGCTCGGCAAATTCAGGGCGTCGTCCAAACAATCGGTCAATTTTGTGAGAACTTGATCGTGCAGGCCGCCATTCCCGGCGAAGTCTCGCGTGAGACTGGTGTCAGGGCCAGCATCGTGGTAGGAACTCCAGGCACCGTCATGGACCTGATCAGACGTCGCCAGTTCGATGTGTCTCAGCTGAAGTTACTCGTTATTGACGAGGCGGACAACATGTTGGACCAGCAGGGTCTCGGTGAGCAGTGTGTGCGTGTCAAGAC TCTACTTCCCAAGACCATCCAaattcttcttttttccgcCACCTTCCCAGACAATGTCCACCGGTTCGCGCAGCAGTTTGCGCCCAAGGCGAACGAGATCAAGCTCCGACACACGGAGCTGACAGTCAAGGGAATTTCTCAAATGTACATGGATTGCCCGGACGAGGGCAAGAAGTATGATGTGCTTTGCAAGCTCTACGGTCTCATGACCATTGGCTCGTCCGTCATCTTCGTCCGC ACTCGTGAGAGTGCCAACGAGATTCAGCGCCGCATGGAAGCTGATGGCCACAAGGTGTCTGCCCTTCACGGTGCCTTCGAGGGCCAGAACCGTGATGCTCTCCTCGACGACTTCCGCTCCGGTCGTTCCAAggttctcatcaccaccaacgtcTTGGCTCGTGGCATTGATGTGTCCAGCGTGTCCATGGTCATCAACTACGACATTCCGATGAAGGGCCCCAACGCTGGCATGCCAGACTACGAGACCTATCTTCACCGTATCGGCCGTACTGGTCGTTTTGGTCGTGTTGGCGTCTCTATTAGTTTTGTCTACGACAGACGAAGCTACGAGGCCCTTTCCGACATTGCCAATCACTACGGAATCGACCTTGTTCAGCTCAGCCCTGACGACTGGGACTTGACTGAGAAGAAGGTGCAGGACGTGATCAAGTCGAGCCGTGCCCGCCCCGACTACGCTCCTAATGCCCTTGGGAATTAG
- a CDS encoding hypothetical protein (EggNog:ENOG503PTB7) encodes MALDDKMSPSITTTPMGSLPTLRRKLTRLVLTRGILITTVVYVFLLSLIVGVQAALPAEFTNSFDGLGEGGSVGLTWEGVKPEYFPLSITAQVIDKGEDGSGSKVTVYKVNITAAATGSSYVWTNMPHPLRWIKSGLYQLELKPSAWTDDGEAPVLARSSFFSVGDYVPPAPSPSESSSPEPSKGDKESSSGGGGVSKSVAIGVGVAIGVPSLVGLVVVGWFFRRRYKRARAEKRRLKRSEFVIY; translated from the exons ATGGCACTCGACGACAAAATGTCGCCatcaataacaacaacaccgaTGGGATCGTTACCTACCCTCCGACGCAAACTGACCAGACTAGTCCTCACTCGTGGCATACTCATCACCACAGTCGTCTACGTCTTTCTACTATCACTAATAGTAGGGGTACAAGCCGCCCTGCCGGCAGAGTTTACAAACTCGTTTGATGggctgggagaagggggcagCGTTGGGTTGACGTGGGAAGGGGTGAAGCCAGAGTACTTTCCCTTGAGCATCACCGCGCAGGTGATTGAtaagggagaggatgggagcGGGAGTAAAGTTACCGTTTACAAGGTTAATATTACTG CCGCAGCAACAGGCAGCTCATACGTCTGGACTAACAtgccccaccccctccgatGGATCAAGTCAGGGCTGTACCAGCTCGAACTCAAGCCATCAGCCTGGAcagatgatggtgaagcGCCCGTGTTGGCGAGGTCATCGTTTTTCAGTGTGGGGGATTACGTCCCGCCTGCTCCGAGTCCAAGTGAGAGTTCATCTCCT GAACCCTCGAAAGGGGATAAAGAGTCGTCGTCTGGCGGGGGCGGCGTGAGTAAGTCGGTTGCTATTGGGGTGGGAGTCGCGATTGGTGTGCCGAgcttggttgggttggtggttgttggctggTTTTTTAGACGGAGGTATAAGAGGGCGCgggcggagaagaggaggttgaaaaGGAGCGAGTTTGTAATTTACTGA
- a CDS encoding hypothetical protein (CAZy:GH16; EggNog:ENOG503NXRQ; COG:G) — MAPSFSKLGAFALALASGVTATQKYVLSEEYTPSNLFENFEFMEFKGYDEDPNRGHVRYQSQADALQLGLIDPVNTDDVFIGVDYTKRAELGRESVRIESLNSYSKGLFIAEFTHLPKAVCGAWPAFWLTGEQWPTHGEIDIYEGWNLNPQNKVVGHTEVKTAGVCKIDTDVSSGFVHYPDCDVAAKGQPTNAGCALDEGNNLFGNPNGGIWATEWTETTFKVWSWARGAEPRDVTSGSPDPLSWGPPSFALTPKSCDVRSAFKDMRMVLNINFCGDAAGNTWNIGGRDSCAAKTGYAECYEYVREHGADFEDVFWKVKGISVYQLEDAATSTSTTVSSTTSTTETVTSVEPTVTETASETVSEEPTSTITSDSEEPTATETATETATESAAESATETASETVTETTSESATETVEVTTTSETATTTDGPEPTLTTEAPETTTTASPGDEDEDDVCSDDEEETTTTDIATATETETVEQPTETAEPTGEPTETAEPSAEPTDAETTGIDPTETAVPTQTGSDEVTTTAQEFTTSTIFATETFTVTSCAPSVTSCPGRVVTSVVAIGTTVCPVTPTVTATPEPTETATLPDGWTTSTVYATEVITVSSCPPTVVDCPSRVVTSIVAVGTTVCPIGSATVPGEGVPTDVPTVGVPGEGVPGEGVPTDGIPVEGVPTDVPTGGVPTGGIPNIDTTLTTLLTSTGTRTVTLTGGVEQSTSVPPVVVPVPTGGAPINSGNNGTFVPQPPTKPAYTYSPEVTLPLVPINEQTPAPGPTKLPIVEVNGAGRMAVGGLMGVVAALALVL; from the exons ATGGCTCCATCATTCTCTAAGCTGGGCGCTTTTGCCCTGGCTCTTGCCTCTGGCGTCACTGCCACCCAGAAGTACGTCCTCTCCGAGGAGTACACACCATCCAACCTTTTCGAGAACTTCGAGTTCATGGAGTTCAAGGGGTACGACGAAGACCCCAACAGGGGACATGTACGGTATCAAAGCCAGGCCGACGCCCTCCAGCTTGGTCTCATCGATCCCGTCAACACCGACGATGTCTTCATCGGTGTCGACTACACCAAGCGGGCCGAACTTGGCCGTGAGAGTGTCAGAATCGAGAGTTTGAACTCGTACAGCAAGGGTCTCTTCATCGCCGAGTTTACTCACTTACCCAAGGCCGTTTGCGGTGCCTGGCCAGCTTTCTGGCTGACTGGTGAGCAGTGGCCCACGCATGGCGAGATTGATATCTATGAGGGATGGAACTTGAACCCGCAGAACAAGGTCGTTGGCCATACCGAGGTGAAGACCGCTGGTGTGTGCAAGATTGACACTGATGTCAGCTCTGGCTTCGTCCATTACCCTGACTGCGATGTCGCGGCCAAGGGCCAGCCCACCAACGCTGGTTGCGCACTTGATGAGGGTAACAATCTCTTTGGTAACCCCAACGGTGGTATCT GGGCCACCGAATGGACTGAGACTACCTTCAAGGTCTGGAGCTGGGCTCGCGGCGCCGAGCCCCGGGATGTCACCAGTGGATCGCCCGATCCTCTGAGCTGGGGGCCCCCTAGCTTCGCTCTTACTCCCAAGAGCTGCGATGTCAGAAGTGCTTTCAAGGATATGCGCATggtcctcaacatcaacttctGCGGTGATGCGGCTGGTAACACCTGGAACATTGGTGGCAGGGACTCTTGCGCTGCCAAGACTGGCTATGCTGAGTGCTACGAGTACGTCAGGGAGCACGGCGCTGACTTTGAAGACGTTTTCTGGAAGGTCAAGGGCATCAGCGTCTACCAGCTTGAGGATGCCGCTACCTCTACCAGCACCACTGtttccagcaccaccagcaccaccgagaCTGTGACCTCTGTTGAGCCTACCGTGACCGAGACTGCCTCTGAGACTGTATCCGAGGAGCCTacttccaccatcacctccgaCTCTGAGGAGCCCACCGCTACCGAGACGGCTACTGAGACTGCCACCGAGTCTGCCGCCGAGTCTGCTACCGAGACTGCCTCCGAGACTGTTACTGAGACCACCTCCGAGTCTGCCACTGAGACTGTGGAGGTTACCACTACCAGCGagaccgccaccaccactgacGGCCCTGAGCCAACCCTGACCACCGAGGCccccgagaccaccaccaccgccagccccggtgatgaggatgaggatgacgtcTGCtcggatgacgaggaggagaccaccaccaccgataTTGCTACTGCTACTGAGACCGAGACCGTCGAGCAACCTACCGAGACCGCTGAGCCTACTGGCGAGCCCACCGAGACTGCTGAGCCTTCCGCTGAGCCCACTGATGCTGAGACCACTGGCATTGACCCTACCGAGACTGCCGTCCCCACCCAGACCGGTTCCGACGAggtcaccaccactgcccagGAGttcaccacctcgaccaTCTTCGCCACCGAAACCTTCACTGTTACCTCGTGCGCTCCCAGCGTCACCTCTTGCCCCGGTCGCGTCGTGACCTCCGTTGTCGCCATCGGCACCACCGTCTGCCCCGTCACTcccaccgtcaccgccaccccTGAGCCTACCGAGACCGCCACTCTCCCTGACGGCTggaccacctccaccgtctaCGCCACCGAGGTCATCACCGTCTCTTCCTGCCCTCCCACCGTTGTCGACTGCCCCAGCCGCGTCGTGACTTCCATCGTTGCCGTTGGCACCACCGTCTGCCCTATTGGTAGCGCCACCGTTCCGGGTGAGGGTGTGCCCACCGACGTCCCTACCGTCGGCGTGCCTGGCGAGGGCGTTCCTGGCGAGGGTGTCCCCACTGACGGCATCCCCGTCGAAGGTGTCCCTACTGATGTCCCTACCGGCGGTGTTCCCACCGGTGGCATCCCTAACATcgacaccaccctcaccaccctcctcacctcgaCCGGCACCAGGACCGTCACTCTCACCGGCGGTGTCGAGCAGTCCACCAGCGTTCCCCCCGTTgtcgtccccgtccccacCGGCGGTGCCCCCATCAACAGCGGAAACAACGGCACTTTTGTGCCCCAGCCCCCCACCAAGCCTGCGTATACCTACTCTCCTGAGGTTACGCTCCCTTTGGTGCCCATCAACGAGCAGACTCCCGCTCCTGGGCCTACCAAGCTCCCGATTGTTGAGGTGAACGGTGCGGGCAGGAtggctgttggtgggttgatgggtgtggttgctgcTTTGGCGCTTGTGCTTTAA
- a CDS encoding hypothetical protein (EggNog:ENOG503P7BA), whose product MLLQRMAYRLFLLCLTLWTTLLTFANAQQQQTKNVTSEILNFVPQCAQECFRSFIAANFDSRICGNSPSLQCLCRQTGLSGYTVGEGAVSCIIGESQLGSCQGRDSTSDTTTTAYNMCVGVSKAAPRTHETLTATLIRPTGTGGLIVPTPSPTRSVTGTAISTMASSTSTFASRTRPPIATASDPNETFIPADPSATPTAPPVASNPQPTLSTGQVVGIVVGCVAMVLLGVGLIFLARCIRRRRYGDLEGGDSGFAKMKESPNNGRASVFPGLQISSPLARIPAERDPNDPRWNSTPALTPAVSNTNSERRVPGVGVGLKASLFANATMVPSPRPARTASPKVQAQNSVPKVVLSPPAPAQPQPQGSPPKPTLTLAIPRPQERMYRVPASRTDSVVTEFAEDGEVETAKTAKTSVWRPPPSDPQSATAMYFADKGGNWVLRNTPSQRPEQRPEQRPEPSVNKNKAVPPLPKPQQASVPLAQAELPSPDLHKTRAERAKDAYMMFSPNALVSPLRIPSKESAKMLGSPIAFKDQRREPQVSRQNPANRSSQTAETLTSSPELGRKQGKQPDTYFDVMREGRELTGDRSKRRSMRRANRRNSQEGAQTPVRSPYEDDAVIEDEMQVDLSPVVESPNTPISPGKSPVSYPKIRKRTEAAQVPPVPERADRNSRSSRGSDLLPRGHQYNVWHPGHSMPAAPQGPKRPTYGASLNPVPVRNPAQMRTGSPDTRGGPTIEDQYFRSQKRLSNPASYWGGPSPSQPRPAQQTRPPYDPRQQPQQQQQQQRPNPQQQQWPYPQQQQQYLQPQQRRPQQPRQYSQPPPYSQPPFPQQYLSRPQQQQQQQQQQQYKPYIPPSYPSPAGATSSSQTPIDSAVAMSNPGGSNSAHSSQSSLLLAKRRGPDRAAALTLANAGDSYQKKAQRTNWQRQDPDELPPITPGWVPELTPTRRGDDLFLNVR is encoded by the exons ATGTTGCTTCAGAGAATGGCATATAGGCTGTTCTTACTATGTCTCACGTTATGGACGACACTGCTTACCTTTGCCAAcgcccaacagcagcaaaccaAGAACGTCACGTCAGAGATCCTCAACTTTGTGCCGCAGTGCGCTCAGGAGTGTTTCCGGTCGTTTATTGCGGCGAACTTCGACTCGAGGATATGCGGGAACTCGCCGTCGCTGCAATGTTTGTGCCGGCAGACAGGGTTGTCGGGGTATacggtgggagagggtgcaGTGTCGTGTATAATTGGGGAGAGTCAGTTGGGGTCTTGTCAGGGGAGGGATTCTACCA GCGATACGACTACGACGGCTTATAACATGTGCGTGGGCGTGTCGAAGGCGGCGCCGAGGACACACGAGACTCTTACAGCTACCTTGATTCGGCCTACTGGGACAGGAGGTCTGATTGTACCCACACCATCGCCGACAAGATCAGTCACCGGCACTGCGATATCAACAATGGCAAGCTCCACGTCGACCTTTGCTTCTCGAACACGACCTCCAATTGCTACGGCCAGCGACCCGAACGAGACGTTCATCCCCGCTGACccctcagcaacaccaaccgccCCCCCCGTTGCTTCAAATCCTCAGCCAACCTTGAGCACCGGCCAGGTTGTTGGGATTGTAGTAGGATGCGTTGCCatggtgctgctgggagTTGGACTGATCTTCCTGGCCAGGTGTATTCGGCGGAGAAGATATGGAGATCTGGAAGGGGGTGACTCTGGGTTCGCAAAGATGAAAGAGTCTCCAAACAATGGAAGGGCCAGCGTGTTTCCTGGTCTTCAAATTTCGAGTCCGTTGGCTCGGATTCCAGCGGAAAGGGACCCCAACGATCCACGATGGAATTCGACTCCGGCTCTTACTCCGGCagtcagcaacaccaactcGGAGAGACGGGTTCCAGGTGTTGGTGTCGGCTTGAAAGCATCTTTGTTTGCGAACGCTACGATGGTGCCTTCCCCGAGGCCAGCTCGCACTGCTTCTCCGAAGGTTCAGGCTCAGAATAGTGTTCCAAAGGTGGTTTTGAGCCCACCTGCTCCtgcacaaccacaaccacaaggGAGCCCGCCGAAGCCGACGTTGACTCTCGCTATTCCGCGACCACAAGAGCGCATGTATCGAGTTCCTGCCAGCCGGACCGATAGTGTTGTCACCGAATTTgctgaggatggagaggtcgAGACGGCGAAAACAGCAAAGACTTCTGTCTGGAGGCCACCACCGAGCGATCCTCAGTCTGCGACAGCCATGTACTTTGCTGATAAGGGAGGCAATTGGGTGTTGCGGAATACACCGTCGCAAAGGCCGGAGCAGAGACCGGAACAGAGGCCTGAGCCTTCtgtcaacaagaacaaggccGTGCCTCCACTGCCGAAGCCCCAGCAGGCTTCCGTTCCTCTCGCTCAGGCCGAGCTCCCAAGCCCTGACTTGCACAAGACGAGAGCTGAAAGGGCCAAGGATGCCTACATGATGTTTTCACCAAACGCCTTGGTGTCACCTCTGAGAATTCCTTCCAAGGAAAGCGCGAAGATGCTCGGGTCTCCCATCGCATTCAAGGACCAACGCCGCGAGCCACAAGTTTCGAGGCAAAACCCTGCCAACAGGTCTTCGCAGACTGCCGAGACTCTCACCAGCTCTCCTGAGTTGGGAAGGAAACAGGGCAAGCAGCCGGATACATACTTTGATGTGATGCGGGAAGGGCGGGAGCTGACTGGCGATCGGAGCAAGAGACGATCAATGAGGAGGGCTAATCGGAGGAACTCTCAGGAAGGGGCACAGACACCTGTGCGGTCACCATATGAGGATGACGCTGTTATTGAGGATGAGATGCAAGTGGACTTGTCGCCTGTGGTGGAATCGCCCAATACGCCTATCTCGCCGGGGAAGTCTCCTGTCTCTTACCCAAAGATCAGGAAACGCACCGAGGCTGCTCAGGTACCGCCTGTTCCTGAGAGAGCTGATAGGAATAGTAGAAGCAGCAGGGGATCAGACTTGCTTCCACGAGGACACCAGTACAATGTCTGGCACCCAGGGCATTCAATGCCAGCTGCTCCCCAAGGGCCCAAACGGCCAACATATGGCGCCAGTCTCAACCCAGTGCCAGTGCGCAATCCAGCGCAGATGAGGACTGGATCCCCTGACACTCGCGGGGGACCTACCATTGAGGACCAGTATTTCCGCAGCCAGAAGAGGTTGTCAAACCCAGCTTCATACTGGGGAgggccatcaccatcccaaccccgACCTGCGCAGCAAACTCGGCCACCGTATGATCCCCGCCAACagccgcaacaacaacaacaacaacaacgaccaaatcctcagcaacagcaatgGCCCTacccccagcaacaacaacaatacctccaaccccaacaacgccgccctcaacaaccacgacaatactcccaacccccaccttactcccaaccccctttcccgcAACAATACCTCTCTcgaccacaacaacaacaacaacaacaacaacaacaacaatacaAACCTTACATCCCCCCGTCTtacccctccccagcaggagcaacatcttcttctcaaacccCCATCGACAGCGCAGTAGCCATGTCCAATCCAGGGGGCTCAAACTCGGCCCACAGCAGCCAGTCctccttgctgctggctAAACGCCGAGGTCCGGACAGGGCAGCGGCGTTGACGCTGGCGAACGCAGGTGATTCCTACCAGAAAAAGGCACAGAGGACAAACTGGCAGAGGCAGGATCCGGATGAGCTGCCGCCGATTACGCCGGGGTGGGTGCCTGAGTTGACGCCtacgaggaggggggatgattTGTTTCTGAATGTGAGGTAA